The proteins below come from a single Ptychodera flava strain L36383 chromosome 6, AS_Pfla_20210202, whole genome shotgun sequence genomic window:
- the LOC139135746 gene encoding ATP-binding cassette sub-family C member 9-like isoform X1, producing the protein MASAADICNGNSTSCTGSCWTIDVVYGGVHIAFLLLFAAVLLALGCCTQLRHYSSKTLIPYPGHKRKWIFTGLLFLVLMCAVGEGILTDLTRNPRTQPTLYVPQSWALLCTLMGITYYHYMEYWNRPSLIWLLILYWSSSILIDVFRLSTLMEHTGFDVSVLRLDVIVISIVSYACLLISDINVIRTKVFKLCHSEKESYSDLQKDKMFYLYNYNNLLSRAMFSTLNWLLVLGYKRPLEVSDLGCLPEHLSCKNIYRRFEEAYKAEKERTAKKSKTPSLLRVYVKAYGVQILTGVFIKAMGDTCMFIPPLAVGGIVSYATKLYYNEEQTIDNECYVTVQEFFSNGFVLLLVTFIAIVVRAFLMQYGGNILDWTTIYARTAIQAFIYDKSLRLSTWSLSSGDMAIGQITNHMSVDALSIHWFTLGHIWIWPIPYQITVVLVLLYIKMGISAIIGALLLIFIVPLQLKITSNLARIQDTLLEISDSRLKKINELLQGIKLLKLYGWEEMFCSAIEVVREKQIKSTIKFGGSMILLWFTSDTSYIVITFLSFIAYSFISQVPLTPDLAFVALALFNQLTIPLTALPHVLTFFANGFVSFKRLDKFFISQEIDERDNGLPPMKRGFDDIDTAADFENHLTSTEEPNRDKSQDGLNGGDGDDLKKSPSTLHSREEYVTTDSLESEGRMNYGTFNHEDETQFIDTTRESLPEHVALQIVGGTFSWDHEGSSLALTDINVQVPVGSLVMVIGLVGSGKSSLLSSMLGEMTTINGSVEFNSKKNHVSYVPQKAWLQNATLRDNILFGKEFDQTRYQKVIEACALQPDIDILPAGDMTEIGEKGINLSGGQKQRVSVARAIYSNADIVLLDDPLSALDVHVGAHLMEHGIIDLLVREGRTVILVTHHLQYLHHANKVILMEKGRLAQEGDLNKIKKHDPVLFAAWEGTIRVLSESDRESDDEHIDDTEKERVILNQQISKTEIQTTRGSSGALIEKEERERGSVSWRVYLAYAKAIKYYRVVLIFLLLAGQAAALMLSHFWLSAWSEVGVDTANKTQVELDEEVDVYRRGYTVWTLSFVALTGIVLTCQILSAIYAARLLHVDLLRNIIHAPLRFFDTTPIGRILNRFSNDTQIIDLKLWTTWIGCLYTASLCISAIIVNAIVTPIFLVAVTPLLVAYYFVQRYFVATSRELQRLDSITKSPLLSHFSETLGGLPIIRAYRDEKRFRRRLLQAIDTNNVAQLYILNSFRWLTVRLEIICAMVILLAGLGSLVTCMLGDLQPSLVGLSLTYALSICSQLNWMVRMFAESEMFMNSVERVLHYSRIHTEEYRGTYAPPAAWPDKGNIKFENVSVRYATDLDAVLEDISLDFKSCEKIGICGRTGSGKSSLTLAVFRLIETFAGRITIDGIDISQVPLLTLRSRLVVIPQDPVLFAGTIRFNLDPLSHKSDDQLWEALEISRLKEVVANLDNQLDSYVSEDGDNFSVGQRQLFCLARAFLRNAKILIMDEATASVDMETDAALQNIISDAFADRTVITIAHRISSILDSDSVLVLSEGKVIEYGSPKKLLNQDGSAFSSLVNGE; encoded by the exons ATGGCGTCTGCTGCGGACATATGCAACGGAAATTCAACCAGTTGTACTGGCAGCTGCTGGACAATCGACGTAGTCTATGGTGGAGTTCACATTGCCTTTTTGCTGCTTTTCGCAGCTGTTCTTCTCGCTTTGGGGTGTTGTACGCAACTACGACACTACTCCTCGAAGACACTGATACCCTATCCGGGACACAAGAGGAAATGGATCTTTACCGGGTTGTTGTTTCTGGTCTTAATGTGCGCCGTTGGTGAAGGTATTCTGACAGACTTAACCAGAAACCCAAGGACACAACCTACACTATATGTGCCTCAGTCATGGGCTCTATTGTGCACTTTGATGGGCATAACTTATTATCACTACATGGAATATTGGAATCGACCCAGTTTAATCTGGTTGTTAATCTTGTACTGGTCGTCTTCTATCCTTATCGATGTGTTCAGACTTTCGACTTTAATGGAGCATACAGGATTTGACGTCAGTGTTCTAAGACTCGACGTAATTGTCATCAGTATTGTCAGTTATGCATGTCTACTGATATCTGACATCAACGTCATAAGGACAAAG GTTTTCAAGTTATGTCACAGCGAAAAAGAGTCTTATTCAGATTTGCAGAAGGATAAAATGTTTTACCTGTACAACTACAACAATTTGCTATCCAGGGCAATGTTTTCAACTTTAAACTGGCTGCTTGTTCTCGGGTACAAGCGACCACTAGAGGTATCTGACCTTGGGTGCTTACCTGAACATCTGTCATGTAAAAACATATATAGAAGATTCGAAGAAGCTTACAAGGCTGAGAAG GAAAGGACCGCCAAGAAAAGCAAAACTCCATCTTTGTTGAGAGTTTACGTGAAGGCCTATGGTGTACAAATCTTAACGGGCGTTTTTATCAAAGCAATGGGTGATACCTGTATGTTTATACCACCACTCGCTGTAGGTGGGATCGTGTCATATGCCACCAAGCTGTACTACAACGAAGAACAAACTATAGATAAC GAGTGCTATGTGACGGTGCAGGAGTTTTTCAGCAACGGATTTGTGCTGTTACTGGTCACCTTTATCGCCATCGTAGTCAGAGCGTTTTTAATGCAGTATGGCGGGAACATCTTGGACTGGACAACAATATACGCACGAACTGCCATACAG GCCTTTATCTACGATAAATCACTTCGGTTGTCGACATGGAGTCTATCAAGTGGAGATATGGCTATCGGTCAAATAACCAATCACATGTCGGTAGACGCCTTAAGTATACACTGGTTCACACTAGGCCACATATGGATTTGGCCCATCCCATATCAG ATCACAGTTGTCCTAGTGTTACTATACATCAAAATGGGGATTTCAGCCATTATAGGAGCGCTACTGTTAATTTTCATTGTACCTTTGCAACTGAAAATTACGAGTAATCTTGCTCGAATTCAAGATACATTATTG GAAATTTCAGACAGTCGGCTGAAGAAAATTAACGAACTTCTGCAAGGaataaaattgttgaaattatacGGTTGGGAGGAAATGTTCTGTTCTGCCATCGAAGTCGTCAGAGAGAAGCAAATAAAGTCAACGATAAAATTTGGAGGAAGCATGATTTTATTGT GGTTTACATCGGACACTTCTTACATTGTGATAACCTTCCTT TCGTTCATCGCATATTCCTTCATAAGCCAAGTTCCTCTAACGCCCGATTTGGCGTTCGTGGCGCTTGCCTTATTTAATCAACTCACGATACCACTGACTGCCCTCCCACATGTCCTAACTTTCTTTGCCAATGGATTTGTGAGCTTTAAGAGGCTGGACAAGTTCTTCATCTCACAAGAAATAGATGAACGAGACAATGGTCTGCCTCCGATGAAAAGAGGCTTTGATGATATTGATACTGCCGCAGATTTTGAGAACCATTTGACTAGCACAGAGGAACCAAACAGGGATAAG TCTCAAGACGGGCTTAATGGCGGCGATGGCGATGACCTTAAAAAATCTCCATCGACTTTACACTCTAGAGAAGAATACGTTACTACAGATTCATTGGAGAGTGAAGGCCGCATGAACTATGGTACGTTTAATCACGAAGACGAGACTCAATTTATTGACACAACTCGAGAAAGCTTACCGGAACATGTCGCTTTGCAG ATAGTCGGAGGTACCTTCTCCTGGGATCACGAAGGCTCGTCGTTGGCTCTCACCGATATCAATGTCCAGGTTCCTGTAG gGAGTCTGGTTATGGTGATTGGTCTAGTCGGCAGTGGCAAATCATCCCTGTTGTCATCAATGTTGGGAGAGATGACGACGATCAACGGTTCAGTTGAATTCAACAG TAAGAAAAACCACGTATCTTACGTACCTCAAAAGGCTTGGCTACAAAACGCGACACTGAGAGACAACATTCTGTTTGGGAAAGAATTCGACCAGACAAG ATACCAAAAAGTGATAGAAGCATGCGCATTACAACCAGATATTGACATTCTACCTGCTGGTGATATGACTGAGATTGGGGAGAAAGGTATTAACCTCAGTGGAGGACAGAAACAACGAGTAAGCGTTGCCAGAGCTATCTACAGTAATGCAGATATTGTGTTGTTG GATGACCCCTTATCGGCCCTGGACGTTCACGTTGGCGCACATCTAATGGAACACGGAATCATTGATTTACTCGTAAGAGAAGGCAGAACTGTGATTCTGGTCACACACCATCTTCAGTATCTACACCACGCAAACAAG GTGATCTTAATGGAAAAGGGTCGACTCGCGCAAGAGGGCGacttgaataaaataaaaaaacacgaCCCTGTTCTGTTCGCTGCTTGGGAAGGTACAATACGTGTACTGTCAGAGTCTGACAGGGAGAGTGACGATGAACATATTGACGACACTGAGAAAGAGAGAGTGATTCTCAATCAACAAATATCCAAAACCGAAATCCAAACAACTAGAG GTTCCAGTGGGGCTTTGATAGAAAAGGAAGAACGAGAACGAGGTTCAGTATCATGGCGAGTCTACCTGGCATATGCAAAAGCGATCAAATACTATCGTGTTGTACTGATTTTTCTACTGCTGGCAGGTCAGGCAGCGGCACTCATGCTGTCTCACTTCTGGCTGTCCGCCTGGTCTGAAGTGGGAGTTGATACGGCAAATAAAACTCAG GTTGAACTTGACGAAGAGGTGGACGTCTACCGGAGAGGTTATACCGTCTGGACTTTGTCGTTCGTCGCTCTCACGGGAATAGTCCTCACCTGTCAAATTCTAAGTGCGATATATGCAGCCAGACTGTTGCACGTGGACCTCCTTCGTAATATTATACATGCTCCTCTGCGATTTTTCGACACGACACCCATCGGCCGAATTCTCAATCGATTTTCAAACGACACCCAAATAATAGATTTG aaattgTGGACAACATGGATTGGCTGCTTGTATACGGCATCACTTTGCATATCAGCTATTATCGTAAATGCCATAGTGACACCAATATTTTTGGTGGCCGTGACGCCTTTACTTGTGGcatattattttgtacaaagatATTTCGTTGCGACGTCAAG AGAACTCCAGAGACTGGACAGTATTACAAAGTCACCGCTGTTATCTCATTTCTCCGAGACACTTGGAGGACTTCCGATTATCAGGGCATACAG GGACGAGAAACGTTTCCGGAGACGATTACTGCAGGCAATAGACACCAACAACGTAGCACAGCTATACATCCTCAACAGCTTTCGATGGCTGACGGTTCGCCTG GAGATTATTTGTGCCATGGTCATACTGCTTGCAGGGTTAGGATCGTTGGTGACATGTATGTTGGGTGATTTACAACCGAGTTTGGTGGGATTATCTCTCACCTATGCACTTTCG ATATGTAGCCAGCTAAACTGGATGGTACGAATGTTTGCTGAAAGTGAAATGTTTATGAATTCAGTAGAAAGAGTTTTGCACTATTCAAGAATTCACACAGAGGAATATCGAG GGACATACGCTCCACCCGCTGCATGGCCAGACAAGGGGAATATTAAATTCGAAAATGTATCTGTCAGATATGCCACAGATTTAGACGCAGTATTGGAAGATATAAGCCTGGATTTCAAATCATGTGAAAAg ATTGGGATTTGTGGTCGAACCGGAAGCGGAAAATCGTCACTCACACTGGCTGTCTTCAGACTTATCGAAACTTTTGCAG GACGTATAACAATCGACGGGATAGACATCAGTCAAGTGCCACTGCTGACTCTGCGTAGCAGATTGGTCGTAATCCCGCAAGATCCAGTACTCTTTGCAGGAACTATTAG GTTTAATCTTGACCCTCTGTCCCATAAAAGTGATGACCAGTTGTGGGAAGCTCTAGAAATATCAAGGTTAAAAGAAGTCGTGGCTAACCTTGACAATCAGTTGG ACTCATATGTATCTGAAGATGGTGACAACTTCAGCGTTGGTCAGCGACAGCTCTTTTGCCTGGCCAGAGCTTTTCTCAGGAATGCAAAgattcttatcatggatgaagCAACAGCATCCGTTGACATGGAAACT GATGCAGCATTGCAGAATATAATTTCTGATGCATTTGCCGATAGAACTGTCATTACAATTGCA CATCGCATATCCAGTATATTGGACTCAGATAGCGTATTGGTTTTAAGTGAAGGGAAGGTAATTGAGTATGGTTCACCGAAGAAATTGCTAAACCAAGATGGCAGTGCTTTTTCATCGTTGGTAAACGGAGAGTGA